One stretch of Dyella jiangningensis DNA includes these proteins:
- a CDS encoding hydrolase: MEKLDPRTTALVLIDLQKGIAAFAGGPHSSAEVNARAGRLAARFRELKAPVVLVRVGWSADAGDMLHPLTDEAPRNMSLPAHWWDYADELNVAEGDIHITKRQWGAFHGTELELQLRRRGITQIVLGGVSTNIGVESTARNAFELGFHQVLVEDAMSSSNADHHRFAVENIFPRLGRVRSTDQVLAMLA, from the coding sequence ATGGAAAAGCTTGATCCCCGAACCACTGCGCTCGTCCTCATCGACCTGCAGAAAGGTATCGCGGCGTTCGCCGGCGGCCCGCATTCCAGCGCCGAGGTCAACGCCCGCGCCGGACGCCTCGCCGCCCGCTTCCGCGAGCTGAAGGCGCCCGTGGTGCTGGTGCGGGTGGGCTGGTCGGCCGACGCCGGCGACATGTTGCACCCGCTGACCGACGAGGCCCCGCGCAACATGAGCCTGCCCGCCCACTGGTGGGACTACGCCGACGAGCTCAACGTGGCCGAGGGCGACATCCACATCACCAAGCGCCAGTGGGGCGCCTTCCACGGCACCGAGCTGGAACTGCAGCTGCGCCGCCGTGGCATCACGCAGATCGTGCTGGGCGGCGTATCCACCAACATCGGCGTGGAATCCACCGCGCGCAACGCGTTCGAACTGGGTTTCCACCAGGTGCTGGTGGAGGACGCCATGAGCTCGTCCAACGCCGACCATCATCGCTTCGCCGTGGAAAACATCTTCCCTCGCCTGGGTCGCGTGCGCTCCACCGACCAGGTGCTGGCCATGCTGGCCTGA
- a CDS encoding prolyl oligopeptidase family serine peptidase yields the protein MKLKHVVAAAWLSCAVASSAWAANGEFSARHVQVNGRDVAYQVFVPKHWSPDREWPVVLFLHGSGERGSDNQLQLKQGLPPWLKTHGEDFPAVVVAPQAPDDTIWDGAQEQAALAAMEDSIKAYHGDRSRLYVTGLSMGGYGAWQFAVDHPGLFAAAAVICGAIRAPSDMPELVVHGPPQDGNPYQWVAERVKPMPVWIFHGEVDDQVAPSEARNMYAALLKVGDEVRYTQFPGVNHGSWVPAYATAELWPWMFGHRNAH from the coding sequence ATGAAGCTGAAACACGTTGTGGCGGCCGCGTGGTTGTCGTGCGCAGTGGCATCGTCCGCATGGGCGGCCAATGGCGAATTTTCCGCGCGCCACGTGCAGGTGAACGGCCGCGACGTGGCCTACCAGGTGTTCGTGCCCAAGCACTGGTCGCCGGACCGCGAATGGCCGGTGGTGTTGTTCCTGCACGGCAGTGGCGAGCGCGGCAGCGACAACCAGCTGCAGCTCAAGCAGGGCCTGCCGCCGTGGCTGAAGACGCACGGCGAGGATTTTCCGGCCGTGGTGGTCGCGCCGCAGGCGCCTGATGACACCATCTGGGACGGCGCGCAGGAGCAGGCCGCGCTGGCGGCCATGGAAGACAGCATCAAGGCCTACCACGGCGATCGTTCGCGTCTCTACGTCACCGGCCTTTCGATGGGCGGCTATGGCGCATGGCAGTTCGCCGTCGATCACCCCGGCCTGTTCGCCGCCGCCGCGGTGATCTGCGGTGCGATCCGCGCCCCGAGCGACATGCCCGAACTCGTCGTGCATGGTCCGCCGCAGGACGGCAACCCTTATCAGTGGGTAGCCGAGCGCGTGAAGCCCATGCCCGTGTGGATCTTCCACGGCGAGGTGGACGACCAGGTCGCGCCGAGCGAGGCGCGCAACATGTATGCGGCGCTGCTGAAGGTGGGCGACGAGGTCCGCTATACGCAGTTTCCCGGCGTGAACCATGGATCCTGGGTGCCTGCCTACGCCACCGCCGAGTTGTGGCCGTGGATGTTCGGCCACCGCAACGCGCATTGA